The Musa acuminata AAA Group cultivar baxijiao chromosome BXJ2-2, Cavendish_Baxijiao_AAA, whole genome shotgun sequence genome has a segment encoding these proteins:
- the LOC135604835 gene encoding glycine-rich protein 2-like has protein sequence MEEGRRWWGTVTWIEEDGSGFITPVDAGSGRGYLFDQSSFGGEDVHALHIGEFVEFSVEEGNDGNPKAVNITSVDPGSGGDNLFDQSSFGGEDVPALHIDEVIEFSVEEGRATMASPTPSTSPAPAATLSGAADAGEAGKCVVSAVRGGT, from the coding sequence ATGGAAGAAGGGAGGAGGTGGTGGGGAACGGTGACATGGATTGAGGAAGACGGCTCCGGCTTCATCACGCCGGTCGACGCCGGCAGCGGAAGGGGCTACCTCTTCGACCAGTCCTCCTTCGGGGGCGAGGACGTCCACGCGCTCCACATTGGCGAGTTCGTCGAGTTCTCCGTTGAGGAGGGCAACGATGGTAACCCCAAGGCCGTCAACATCACGTCGGTCGACCCCGGTAGCGGAGGGGACAACCTCTTCGACCAGTCCTCCTTCGGGGGCGAGGACGTCCCCGCGCTCCACATTGACGAGGTCATCGAGTTCTCCGTCGAGGAGGGCAGGGCAACGATGGCATCCCCAACGCCGTCAACGTCACCGGCCCCAGCGGCAACACTCTCTGGGGCCGCGGACGCCGGAGAGGCGGGGAAGTGTGTCGTTTCTGCGGTGAGGGGTGGCACATGA
- the LOC135605696 gene encoding uncharacterized protein LOC135605696 — protein MGRMKVVLLVLGTILSISWEEEEGFMTLASANTMVTGTVFCDQCQDGERGFLDYGLSGAKVAVVCRGTDGKEMAYGEDETNWFGSYSVYFDGSPDLSGCYARVVGGPAGCGAAAGPAQGLTLLFRMFGMAMYVVEPLLSEPQVPAGFCPNAPSLPSPTPTPALPVPPPTPPLPLFEVSACPYGKWLMPQYQCYWRAVNPDTRVAIAFGPVAAGRYGVELTLWEALHGRGDLYRTLLREATASLLNSYNTLNFLYPTLSVFDFMNRALVGSPQDALTVALRFRMANSGAFGVETVGCNFTPCRS, from the exons ATGGGTCGCATGAAGGTCGTACTGTTGGTTTTGGGAACCATTCTTTCGATCtcttgggaagaagaagaaggattcaTGACGTTGGCGAGCGCAAACACGATGGTGACCGGGACCGTCTTCTGCGATCAATGCCAGGACGGGGAGCGCGGCTTCTTGGACTACGGTCTCTCAG GAGCGAAGGTGGCGGTGGTCTGCAGAGGCACCGATGGGAAGGAGATGGCGTACGGGGAAGACGAGACGAATTGGTTCGGGAGCTACTCGGTATACTTCGACGGCAGCCCCGACCTAAGCGGCTGCTACGCGAGGGTGGTGGGCGGGCCGGCCGGGTGCGGTGCGGCGGCGGGACCGGCGCAGGGGCTGACGCTGCTGTTCCGGATGTTCGGGATGGCCATGTACGTCGTGGAGCCGCTGTTGTCGGAACCGCAGGTGCCCGCTGGGTTCTGCCCCAACGCGCCGTCGTTGCCGAGTCCCACGCCGACGCCGGCCCTGCCAGTGCCGCCTCCTACGCCGCCGCTGCCGTTGTTCGAGGTCTCTGCTTGCCCCTACGG TAAATGGCTGATGCCACAGTACCAGTGCTACTGGAGAGCAGTGAACCCCGACACCAGAGTGGCAATTGCTTTCGGGCCCGTGGCAGCAGGAAGATACGGGGTGGAGCTGACCCTGTGGGAAGCACTCCACGGGCGGGGCGACCTCTACAGAACGCTCCTCCGTGAAGCGACCGCTTCCCTCCTCAACTCCTACAACACCCTCAACTTCCTTTACCCCACGCTCAGTGTCTTCGACTTCATGAACCGGGCGCTGGTCGGCTCTCCACAGGATGCTCTCACGGTGGCGCTGCGGTTTCGAATGGCCAACTCCGGGGCATTTGGTGTTGAAACAGTTGGCTGCAACTTCACCCCATGTAGATCTTGA
- the LOC135605695 gene encoding probable amidase At4g34880, whose amino-acid sequence MQMGVMPPLSFSICRFTALLLLLLSTFPCRGFEFQEATIDGIQLAFREGNLTSRRLVEFYLTQIRALNPLLHAVIEVNPDALRQAELADREHRSGRRPCGGLHGIPVLLKDNIATRDRLNTTAGSFALLGSKVPRDAGVVRRLRRAGAVILGKANMAEWANFRSLDAPSSWSARGGQGRNPYVLSADPCGSSTGSAIAAAANMATVTLGTETDGSIICPSDFNSVAGIKPTVGLTSRAGVVPISPRQDTVGPIGRTVSDAVQVLEAIVGFDQRDAVATKAASKYIPRGGYKQFLQVDGLRGKRIGILRAFFTFPNGSVQQKVFEEHFNTMRQKGAILIDNLEISNLSIILDATQSGEEVALLAEFKMALNSYLSELSSSPVRSLADVIAFNDKHRIEERVEEFGQLVFLAAQNTTGIGPAEKSAIARMTQLSIQGLERLMMENRLDAVVTGNIGVTSVLAIGGYPGISVPAGYGTAGDPFGICFGGVKGSEPKLIEIAYAFEQATMVRKPPSFRK is encoded by the exons ATGCAGATGGGAGTGATGCCCCCCCTCTCGTTCTCCATCTGCCGCTTCACGGCTCTGCTGCTGCTTCTCCTCTCGACCTTCCCCTGCCGTGGGTTCGAGTTCCAGGAGGCGACCATCGACGGCATCCAGCTGGCCTTCAGGGAGGGGAACCTCACCTCCCGCCGGCTGGTGGAGTTCTACCTGACGCAGATCCGCGCCCTGAACCCGCTCCTCCACGCCGTCATCGAGGTGAACCCGGACGCGCTGCGGCAGGCCGAGCTGGCCGACCGGGAGCACCGGAGCGGGCGCCGTCCTTGCGGGGGCCTGCACGGCATCCCCGTCCTCCTCAAGGACAACATAGCCACGCGGGACCGGCTCAACACCACCGCAGGCTCGTTCGCGCTGCTGGGCTCGAAGGTGCCACGCGACGCGGGGGTGGTGCGGCGGCTGCGACGGGCGGGAGCGGTAATCCTGGGGAAGGCCAACATGGCGGAGTGGGCCAACTTCCGCTCTCTGGACGCGCCGAGCTCGTGGAGCGCGCGCGGCGGGCAGGGCCGG AACCCGTACGTGCTGTCGGCGGATCCGTGCGGCTCAAGCACCGGATCGGCGATAGCGGCGGCGGCCAACATGGCAACGGTGACGCTGGGGACGGAGACGGATGGGTCCATAATTTGTCCCTCGGACTTCAACTCGGTGGCGGGGATCAAACCCACCGTCGGCCTCACCAGCCGGGCCGGCGTCGTTCCCATCTCCCCGAGACAGGACACGGTCGG CCCCATTGGTCGAACGGTGTCAGATGCCGTGCAAGTGTTGGAGGCTATTGTGGGTTTCGATCAGCGAGATGCAGTGGCAACTAAAGCAGCATCGAAGTACATACCTCGAGGTGGATACAAGCAGTTCTTGCAGGTGGATGGACTGAGAGGCAAAAGGATAGGGATCCTGAGGGCATTCTTCACCTTCCCAAATGGATCTGTCCAACAAAAGGTCTTCGAAGAGCACTTCAACACCATGAG GCAAAAAGGAGCCATCTTGATCGACAACCTTGAGATATCAAACTTGAGCATCATTCTTGACGCCACCCAGAGCGGTGAAGAGGTTGCATTGCTGGCTGAGTTTAAGATGGCACTGAATTCATACTTGTCAGAGTTGTCCTCTTCACCTGTAAGATCTCTTGCAGATGTGATAGCTTTCAACGACAAACACAGGATTGAG GAAAGAGTGGAGGAATTTGGACAGCTCGTGTTTCTAGCAGCTCAGAACACTACCGGAATAGGTCCTGCTGAAAAGAGTGCCATTGCCAGAATGACTCAGCTTTCCATCCAAGGATTGGAGAGGTTGATGATGGAGAACAGATTAGACGCAGTGGTCACAGGGAATATTGGTGTCACTTCTGTTCTGGCGATTGGGGGGTACCCAGGCATCAGTGTTCCTGCGGGGTATGGCACAGCTGGAGATCCCTTTGGGATATGCTTTGGAGGAGTGAAGGGCTCAGAACCCAAGTTGATCGAGATTGCGTATGCGTTTGAGCAAGCAACAATGGTTAGGAAACCTCCATCATTCAGGAAATGA